The following coding sequences lie in one Hippopotamus amphibius kiboko isolate mHipAmp2 chromosome 7, mHipAmp2.hap2, whole genome shotgun sequence genomic window:
- the LOC130856474 gene encoding GTP-binding nuclear protein Ran-like — protein sequence MMAAQGEPQVQLKRVLVGDGGTGKTTFVKRHLTGEFEKKYVATLGVEVHPLVFHTNRGPIKFNVWDTAGQEKFGGLRDGYYIQAQCAIIMFDVTSRVTYKNVPNWHRDLVRVCENIPIVLCGNKVDIKDRKVKAKSIVFHRKKNLQYYDISAKSNYNFEKPFLWLARKLTGDPNLEFVAMPALAPPEVVMDPALAAQYEHNLEVAQTTALPDEDDDL from the coding sequence ATGATGGCTGCCCAAGGAGAACCCCAAGTTCAGTTAAAACGTGTATTGGTCGGTGATGGTGGTACTGGAAAAACTACGTTTGTGAAGCGTCATCTGACTGGTGAATTTGAGAAGAAGTATGTAGCTACCTTGGGTGTTGAGGTCCACCCCCTCGTGTTCCATACCAACAGAGGACCTATTAAGTTCAACGTGTGGGATACAGCTGGTCAGGAGAAGTTTGGCGGACTGAGAGATGGCTATTACATCCAAGCTCAGTGTGCCATTATAATGTTTGATGTCACATCGAGAGTTACTTACAAGAATGTGCCCAACTGGCATAGAGATCTGGTACGAGTGTGTGAGAACATCCCCATCGTGTTGTGTGGCAACAAAGTGGATATTAAGGACAGAAAGGTTAAGGCAAAGTCAATTGTCTTCCACCGAAAGAAGAATCTTCAGTACTATGACATTTCTGCCAAAAGTAACTACAACTTTGAAAAGCCCTTCCTCTGGCTTGCTAGAAAACTGACCGGAGACCCTAACCTGGAGTTTGTCGCCATGCCTGCTCTCGCCCCGCCAGAGGTGGTCATGGACCCAGCCTTGGCAGCACAGTACGAGCACAATCTAGAAGTTGCTCAGACAACTGCCCTCCCAGATGAAGATGATGACCTGTGA